The genomic stretch TTCATTCCGCGCTGGAAACGCGCGACGCGGAAGGCCCGGACGCAGCACGCCAGGGGCTCGACGAAGGTGGCCTCTTCGAAGGAGACGGAGTCCGGGATCTTGAACGTGCCGCGCTCGACGTTGGCGGCCGGGAGCCTCACGAATTCGCAGAACCCGCCCGGATCGAACTTCGTCGTGCGCAGCGTGTCGCAGTACGGGTGATGGCCTGCGCGGCAGTACTTGCACGCGTTGCACGGGACGTGGTGCGTCGTGACGATGCGGTCGCCGACCTTGAAGATCTCGACGCCTTCTCCGACCTCCTCGACGACTCCCGCCACTTCGTGGCCGAGCACCAGCGGCGCCTTCGGGAGCCGGTACCACTCCGCGACGTCCGAGCCGCAGATGCCGCTCGCTTCGATCTTCATCAGGAGCTCGCCGGGGCCGATCTTCGGTTTCGGGCGCTCCTCGAGCCGGATGTCGCGGTTGTTGTAGTAGACGGCGGCGCGCATCAGCGGACGGGCTGCGTCTTCTGGCCTTCGTAGAGGTCGAACGCTTCCTTCACCGTCGCACCGCCGTGCACGATCGCCTTCACGGCGCGGATCATCCCGACGGGCGAGTCCGACTGGAAGATGTTGCGCCCCATGTCCACCCCCGCGGCGCCCGCCTGGATGGCGTTGAACGCGAGCTTCAGCGCGTCGAGCTCGGCGATCTTCTTCCCGCCGGCGATCACGACCGGCACCGGCGTCGAGCGGACGATCTCCTCGAAGCCGTCGCAGTAGTAGGTCTTCACGAAGTGCGCGCCGATCTCGGCGCAGATCCGGCACGCCAGGCCGAGGTAGCGGACGTCTCGGACCATGTCCTTCCCGACCGCGGTCACGGCGAGGACCGGGACGCCGTAACGCTCCCCTTCGTCCACGAGCCTGCCGAGGTTGAGGAGGGTCTCGCGCTCCCCTTCCGAGCCGACGAAGACCGAAAGGGTCACGGCGGCGGCGTTGAGGCGCAGGGCGTCCTCGAAGGTGGCCGTGAGCCCTTCGTTCGAAAGCTCGGTGAGGATGCTCGTCCCCCCCGACACGCGCAGCACGATCGGGACGTCGGCCCTCGCCGGGACGCACTGCCGCAGCACCCCGCGGGTGAGCATCAGCGAGTCGGCGTGCGGGAGGAGCGGGACGATCGTCCTCGCCGGCTCCTCGAGGCCGGAGGTCGGGCCGAGGAAATACCCGTGGTCGACGGCGAGCATGACGGTGCGGCCGTCCTCGGGCTTCAGGATGCGCGACAGGCGGTTTTCGAGTCCCCAGTCCACGGCGTGACTCCTTCCGGATTCGGTTCAGGGTCGGAGCCCGGATGGTACCGCCAACTCCGCGGTTCGACAGCGGCCGCCGTTCGCGGCGTGACGGGGGTCAAGCAAGGAATCGGAGCGACCTACCCCCTCACCGTCCACACCGGGGCCTCCGCGCCCCGGATCACGTGGTGGGTGGTCGAGCCGAACAACATCACGTCGAGCGGGTTGCGACCGTGGACTCCGAGGACGATCAGGTCCGCACGCAGATCCTTGGCGACCTCCAGGAGCTTCTGCCAGGACTTCCCCTCGACGACGACGGTCGACGGCCTGCACCAGTCCTTGGCCCCTTCCGGAACGACCTTCTTCAGCTGCTCCTGCAGGTCGACCTCCAGGACCTCGCGGTAACGCTTCACGTCGAACCCCTGCGCCTCGAGCTGGAACGGCGGGAGCCCTTCCATCGCGTGCAGGAGCGTCAGCTGCGCGCACCCGTCCTGCGCGATCGACAAGGCGACCTCCACCGCCCGGAGCGACGACGGCGAGAAGTCCACGCCGCACAGGATCCGCTCGAACGGGGGGCGCCCCTCGGCGACCTTCGGAAGCGTCTTCTGCGAGACGGTCATCACCGGCACCGTGGACTTGCGCAGGACCTTCTCGGTGACCGAGCCCAGGACCCAGCGCTCGAAGCCGCTGCGGCCGTGCGTCCCCATCACGATGAGATCGCACGCCGTCTCGGCGGCCACCTTGAGGATCTGCTCGACGGGGCTCCCCTCGGCGTACTCCGTGTCGGAGCGGATCCCCGCCCGCGTCAGCGGGACGAGCAGCTTGCCGAGCTCCTCCTGGATCGCGTTCCGGGAGGCCTGCGGCATCGGCACCGGGCCGACCGCGACGGGCATCGCCTCCACCCCGGCGAGCGCCGGCTGCACGTGAAGGGCGACGACCTCGGCGTCGTACCACTTCGCCAGGGCCGCGGCGTGGTCGAGCGCCCGCTGGGAGAAGTCCGAGAAGTCGTGCGGACAGAGGATTCTCTGGATGCGGGTCATAGGAGCACCTCCTCCAGCGGACGACGGGGCGTGGGTGCGCGCTCCGACTCCGCGAACCCGAGACGGAAAGGTTGAAGCGGGATCGCGCCCGGCCCGGGGAGCAACGCGGCGAGGGCGTCGCGCGTCGCCTGGACCTGGACGATCGGGCTGACGGGCTGCAGGGACAACCCGTGCATCGTGGCGACGAGGTAGAGCCGCTCGAAGACGCGGCCGGCGCGCACCAGGGTCGCGCGGTCCCGGCGGCGCGCCCACAACACGCCGAACACCGGCGAGCTCGCGAGGATCCGCGCGTCGCGGCGCGCCGCGGCGCGACCGACGTCGAGATAGGTGATCGCCATCTGCTCGAGCTTGGCGAGCAGCCACGGCGTGCCGAACGCCCCCTGGCCGATCCAGTACCCGAGCTCCTCCCGGAAGGCGCGGTCGGCGAACTGCTCCGCCTCCGCGCGGGCGAGCAGCTCCTGCGCGGCGATGCGAACGTCGGCATCGGAGGTCAGGAGGAGCTGGATCTCGGGGTCCTCGCAGGCGCGGCGCAGCCGCTCGAGGGTCTGCTGCGGGACCGGGGTCGCGTCGTAGGGGCGGTGGTTGGTGCGACGA from Candidatus Polarisedimenticolaceae bacterium encodes the following:
- the lsrF gene encoding 3-hydroxy-5-phosphonooxypentane-2,4-dione thiolase produces the protein MDWGLENRLSRILKPEDGRTVMLAVDHGYFLGPTSGLEEPARTIVPLLPHADSLMLTRGVLRQCVPARADVPIVLRVSGGTSILTELSNEGLTATFEDALRLNAAAVTLSVFVGSEGERETLLNLGRLVDEGERYGVPVLAVTAVGKDMVRDVRYLGLACRICAEIGAHFVKTYYCDGFEEIVRSTPVPVVIAGGKKIAELDALKLAFNAIQAGAAGVDMGRNIFQSDSPVGMIRAVKAIVHGGATVKEAFDLYEGQKTQPVR
- a CDS encoding alcohol dehydrogenase catalytic domain-containing protein, whose protein sequence is MRAAVYYNNRDIRLEERPKPKIGPGELLMKIEASGICGSDVAEWYRLPKAPLVLGHEVAGVVEEVGEGVEIFKVGDRIVTTHHVPCNACKYCRAGHHPYCDTLRTTKFDPGGFCEFVRLPAANVERGTFKIPDSVSFEEATFVEPLACCVRAFRVARFQRGM
- a CDS encoding universal stress protein — translated: MTRIQRILCPHDFSDFSQRALDHAAALAKWYDAEVVALHVQPALAGVEAMPVAVGPVPMPQASRNAIQEELGKLLVPLTRAGIRSDTEYAEGSPVEQILKVAAETACDLIVMGTHGRSGFERWVLGSVTEKVLRKSTVPVMTVSQKTLPKVAEGRPPFERILCGVDFSPSSLRAVEVALSIAQDGCAQLTLLHAMEGLPPFQLEAQGFDVKRYREVLEVDLQEQLKKVVPEGAKDWCRPSTVVVEGKSWQKLLEVAKDLRADLIVLGVHGRNPLDVMLFGSTTHHVIRGAEAPVWTVRG